From the genome of Buchnera aphidicola (Muscaphis stroyani), one region includes:
- a CDS encoding class I SAM-dependent methyltransferase: protein MGIYLIYKFNNKRIQNLIHSLNLKHDKNASMALVVNHDSLELNDLENPKKGSIKVDFTSKKNNYRCYKSKMKKEILYRAIGIKKSYFPFVLDLTGGLGSDAFILSFLGCRVIMIERHPVVMALLRDGLDRGYKDKKIGFWLKKRLFLIFNDSLKIKKLPILQPDVIYIDPMYPDKKKTALPKKEMQFLQKLIGKNDDCDHLITLSKELAKKRIVVKRPCYAPPLSKEKVDFIIKGKSHRFDIYNSIIK, encoded by the coding sequence ATGGGAATATATTTAATTTACAAATTTAATAATAAAAGAATACAAAATTTAATTCACTCACTTAATTTAAAACATGATAAAAATGCATCAATGGCCTTAGTAGTAAATCATGATTCATTAGAATTGAATGATCTTGAAAATCCAAAAAAAGGCTCTATAAAAGTTGATTTCACTTCTAAAAAGAATAATTATAGATGTTATAAATCTAAAATGAAAAAAGAAATTTTATACAGAGCAATAGGAATAAAAAAATCATATTTTCCATTTGTTTTAGATCTCACTGGAGGATTAGGATCTGATGCTTTTATACTTTCTTTTCTTGGATGCCGTGTCATAATGATAGAACGTCATCCAGTGGTAATGGCTTTATTAAGAGACGGATTAGATAGAGGATATAAAGATAAAAAAATAGGTTTTTGGTTAAAAAAAAGATTATTTTTAATTTTTAACGACAGTTTAAAGATTAAAAAACTTCCTATTTTACAGCCAGATGTAATTTATATAGATCCCATGTACCCTGATAAAAAAAAAACAGCTTTACCAAAAAAAGAAATGCAATTTCTTCAAAAACTAATTGGAAAAAATGATGATTGTGACCATTTAATCACTCTTTCTAAAGAGCTAGCAAAAAAAAGAATTGTTGTAAAACGTCCTTGTTATGCACCACCTTTATCAAAAGAAAAAGTAGATTTTATTATTAAAGGAAAATCTCATCGTTTTGATATATATAATTCTATTATAAAATAG
- a CDS encoding inorganic phosphate transporter, with the protein MLYLFFNSDLNHSLSIFLALLFVLFYEAINGFHDTANSVSTLIYTRATSAHFAVIMSGLFNFLGVLLGGLTVAYAIVHLLPNDLLINADSKNALAMVFSMLSATILWNLSTWYFCLPASSSHSLIGSIIGIGLTNAIIKDLSLINALNIPKMTSIFLSLIFSPIVGLIIAGSLVFLLRYVSKKNKNFYRIHMTPVERKEMDGKKNPPFLIRIFLIFSSIGVSYAHGANDGQKGIGLIMLVLISIAPSSFLVNLNASKNEINCTKNAIFNLEKYYSNNNKSFNDSYNKRLFDRCYYFKIKKNVKNIKLVLYNTSSYNKLNIEEKTQLRHFLLCISDEINNIINSSHITVKDRYYLEKTQKNVLKTVEYAPIWIILVVAFSLSIGTMIGWKRIVITIGEKIGRKKMTYAQAMSAQITASFSIGIASYTGIPVSTTHILSSSVAGTMLIDGDGVQMKTIKNIALSWILTLPVSILLSSFFYWITLFFI; encoded by the coding sequence ATGCTATATTTATTTTTTAATTCTGATTTGAATCATAGTTTATCTATTTTTTTAGCTTTATTATTTGTATTATTTTATGAAGCCATTAATGGTTTTCATGATACTGCAAATTCGGTTTCAACTTTAATTTACACTCGAGCAACATCTGCTCATTTTGCGGTTATCATGTCAGGATTATTTAATTTTTTAGGTGTTCTATTAGGAGGATTAACTGTTGCATATGCAATTGTTCACTTATTACCTAATGATTTATTGATAAATGCTGATTCTAAAAATGCTCTTGCTATGGTTTTTTCTATGTTATCAGCTACAATACTTTGGAATTTATCTACATGGTATTTTTGTTTACCAGCATCAAGCTCTCACTCCCTTATTGGGTCCATAATTGGCATTGGTTTAACTAATGCTATTATTAAAGATTTATCTTTAATAAATGCTCTCAATATTCCGAAAATGACAAGCATTTTTTTATCTCTAATTTTTTCTCCTATTGTAGGTTTAATTATAGCAGGTAGCTTAGTTTTTTTATTAAGATATGTTTCAAAAAAAAATAAAAATTTTTATCGAATTCATATGACACCTGTAGAACGAAAAGAAATGGATGGAAAAAAAAATCCTCCATTTTTAATTCGAATTTTTTTAATTTTTTCTTCTATTGGAGTTAGTTATGCGCATGGTGCAAATGATGGGCAAAAGGGAATTGGACTGATCATGCTTGTATTAATAAGTATTGCACCATCTAGTTTTTTAGTTAATTTAAACGCTTCAAAAAATGAAATAAATTGTACAAAAAATGCTATTTTTAATTTAGAAAAATATTATTCTAATAATAATAAAAGTTTTAATGACAGTTATAATAAACGTTTGTTTGATCGATGTTATTATTTTAAAATTAAAAAAAATGTAAAAAATATAAAATTGGTACTTTATAACACATCTAGCTATAATAAATTAAATATTGAAGAAAAAACTCAATTACGTCATTTTTTATTGTGTATTTCTGATGAAATTAATAATATAATAAACTCTTCTCATATAACTGTTAAAGATCGATACTACTTAGAAAAAACTCAAAAAAATGTTCTTAAAACAGTAGAATATGCTCCAATTTGGATTATATTAGTTGTTGCATTCTCTTTATCAATAGGCACTATGATAGGTTGGAAACGCATAGTTATCACTATTGGAGAAAAAATAGGAAGAAAAAAAATGACTTATGCACAAGCAATGTCAGCTCAAATTACTGCATCTTTTTCAATTGGAATAGCAAGCTATACCGGAATTCCTGTTTCGACAACACATATTCTTTCATCTTCTGTAGCAGGTACGATGCTAATTGACGGAGATGGCGTTCAGATGAAAACCATTAAAAATATAGCTCTTTCATGGATATTAACTTTACCTGTTTCAATTTTATTATCTAGTTTTTTTTATTGGATAACTTTATTTTTTATATAA